From a region of the Saccharomyces paradoxus chromosome IV, complete sequence genome:
- the SDH6 gene encoding Sdh6p (similar to YDR379C), translating to MPKRLSGLQKEVLHLYRASIRTAHTKPKENQTNFVNYIHEEFGKYRNLPRRDFTTIEHLLRVGNKKVATFSHSELTNIH from the coding sequence ATGCCTAAGAGACTAAGCGGGTTACAAAAGGAGGTCCTACACCTCTACAGGGCTTCCATACGGACGGCCCATACAAAAccaaaggaaaatcaaACCAATTTTGTGAATTATATTCATGAAGAATTTGGGAAGTATAGAAATTTACCGAGAAGAGACTTCACTACAATTGAACACTTGTTGCGGgttggaaacaaaaaagttgCCACCTTTTCACACTCTGAGCTAACGAATATACATTGA
- the PHO92 gene encoding mRNA-binding phosphate metabolism regulator (Posttranscriptional regulator of phosphate metabolism~similar to YDR374C), whose protein sequence is MNQIWSTGPSNFYLNSEWKENKRNDRTIEDSLRELDGLIHSLERTHIEVQTNPKPKESITGPNDTNKKENKGEIVDKNYTHQINNVPLANSNLNRHLPSSRAYYQSENGNNNYYKEYVSKPRSFQQLTKDQAFNEFHKRKSSAIIPPWLNIPENSRFFVIKSSSLKHVKRSFYNGIWSSTHFGNKRLSEAYKTLNSGAKVFLFFSINTSGRFCGVAEMVSDLKMDLDTSIWEDEQKYGKAFKVRWVIVRDVNNRSLKRFLIPSNEMKPITHSRDTQEIPYSIGISIVNLFKTQDSDIFSFLDETYE, encoded by the coding sequence ATGAATCAAATTTGGTCTACGGGTCcctcaaatttttatcttaATTCTgaatggaaagaaaataagagAAATGACAGAACAATTGAAGACTCTTTAAGAGAACTAGATGGGTTGATTCATTCTTTGGAGAGAACTCACATAGAAGTACAGACAAACCCAAAGCCAAAGGAAAGCATCACAGGGCCAAATGATACCAAtaagaaggaaaataagGGAGAGATTGTCGATAAAAACTACACGCACCAAATCAATAATGTTCCATTGGCAAACTCGAACCTGAATCGGCACCTTCCTTCCTCTAGAGCTTATTACCAATCTGAAAACGGCAATAATAACTATTATAAAGAATATGTATCCAAACCAAGGTCTTTTCAACAGTTAACCAAAGATCAAGCTTTCAACGAGTTCcataaaaggaaaagttcTGCAATTATTCCTCCTTGGTTAAACATTCCAGAAAACTCAAGGTTTTTTGTAATAAAGTCCTCCTCTTTGAAACATGTCAAAAGATCATTCTACAACGGAATCTGGTCGTCCACTCACTTCGGTAACAAAAGGCTATCTGAAGCGTATAAAACGCTCAATTCGGGAGCCAAAGtgtttctatttttttctatcaaCACTTCAGGAAGATTCTGCGGCGTTGCAGAAATGGTGTCCGATTTGAAAATGGATTTGGACACCAGTATTTGGGAAGACGAACAGAAATATGGCAAAGCCTTTAAAGTAAGATGGGTGATCGTGCGTGATGTAAATAACAGATCTTTAAAAAGGTTTTTAATACCATCCAATGAAATGAAACCGATAACACATTCTAGAGATACTCAAGAGATTCCATATTCAATTGGAATTTCAATAGttaatttatttaaaaCTCAAGATTCTGAtattttctccttcttGGATGAGACGTATGAATAG
- the WIP1 gene encoding Wip1p (similar to YDR374W), whose amino-acid sequence MDTEALANYLLRQLSLDVEENKLENLLQRQNGDEELSQEYNKKLLLACGFQAILRKILVDARARAAAEGLREVYPYHVEAATQAFLDSQ is encoded by the coding sequence ATGGATACGGAAGCATTGGCCAATTATTTGCTACGGCAGCTAAGCTTAGATGTGGAGGAGAATAAGCTAGAAAATCTCCTTCAGCGGCAAAATGGGGATGAAGAGCTCAGTCAAGAATATAACAAGAAACTATTATTAGCATGTGGATTTCAGGCCATTTTGAGGAAAATCCTGGTAGATGCTAGGGCAAGGGCAGCCGCAGAAGGCCTGAGGGAAGTGTATCCTTATCATGTCGAGGCTGCGACGCAGGCCTTTTTGGACAGTCAATGA
- the LSM6 gene encoding U4/U6-U5 snRNP complex subunit LSM6 (Lsm (Like Sm) protein~similar to YDR378C), which translates to MSGKASTEGSVTTEFLSDIIGKTVNVKLASGLIYSGRLESIDGFMNVALSSATEHYESNKNNLLNKFNNDVFLRGTQVMYISELKI; encoded by the coding sequence ATGTCAGGAAAAGCTTCTACAGAGGGCAGCGTTACTACGGAATTTCTCTCTGATATTATCGGCAAGACAGTAAACGTCAAACTTGCCTCGGGCTTAATCTATAGCGGAAGATTGGAATCTATTGATGGTTTCATGAATGTTGCTCTATCGAGTGCTACCGAACATTACGAAAGTAATAAGAATAACCTACTAAACAAGTTTAATAACGATGTCTTTTTAAGGGGCACGCAGGTTATGTATATCAGTGAACTAAAAATATAA
- the RGA2 gene encoding GTPase-activating protein RGA2 (GTPase-activating protein for polarity-establishment protein Cdc42p~similar to YDR379W), whose protein sequence is MPVDPINNQPPSCVRCNKSIASSQVYELESKKWHDQCFTCYKCNKKLNADSDFLVLDIGTLICYDCSDKCTSCGDKIDDTAIILPSSNEAYCSNCFRCCRCSKRIKNLKYAKTKRGLCCMDCHEKLLKKKQLLLEKQTKDSPRDDFSMKLPERSVKRPLSPTRMNGKSNVSINNAAINQNLVGSHEGQQLTPQVLVSQERDESSSNVSNDNDNSNDGEERSSHARTVSIDDILNSTLEHDSNSIEEQSLVDNEDYVNKMGEDVTYRLLKPHRANQNSTVVKDPKTPNSNSNANRFYSIYDKEETDRDDADGKENEGIVNTPRNSTDKITSPLNSPMAVQMNEEVEPPHGLALNLSDTSKENNKLPQGMQTLTSKSMNHISPVARTDTVEMKSSTSSFTLRVSDNGSSSRPQTSDNLQAHKKVAPSPNKKLSRSFSLKSKNFVHNLKSKTSEMLDSKHPHHNASIQESDTHSGWGVSSTHTNIRKSKTKKNPVSRGQSDSTIYNTIPQHDNFTVPEFNHKKAQSSLGNIPKKQNSNDLAANRRINGSFPSSSSGQHIAMFRTPPLESGPLFKRPSLSSESTHHRSSSLQTSRSTNALLEDDSTKVDATDENATSLEKDFYFTELTLRKLKLDVRELEGTKKKLLQDVENLRLAKERLLNDVDYLTREKDKQSASSRESLEQKENNVTVIGVKSPNANSDRKGSISNASPKPRFWKIFSSAKDHQPGDLESQQRSPNSSSSGMTNMAQKEISTPKLIRAHDELPSPGKAPLSPSPKKLDYTPDGSHLYGSSLQARCAYERSTVPMIIECCIDHIETDDVGLNMEGLYRKSGSQTLVEEIENEFAQNNSLHGDRLSPKLNALLNQDIHAVASVLKRYLRKLPDPVLSFSIYDPLIDLVRSNQLIERLPLNSGDFLDSPQKMTFYETVLKNLHEIFNILPVEHQEVLKVLAAHIDKVRRYSERNLMNLHNLSLVFAPSLIHDLDGEKDIVDMKERNYVVEFILGNYRDIFKQT, encoded by the coding sequence atgccAGTTGACCCTATTAATAATCAACCGCCTTCGTGTGTGAGATGCAACAAATCAATCGCATCTAGCCAGGTATACGAGTTAGAAAGTAAAAAGTGGCATGACCAATGCTTTACATGCTACAAATgtaacaaaaaattgaatgcagattctgattttttggttctAGATATAGGTACATTAATTTGCTACGACTGCTCAGATAAATGTACAAGCTGTGGAGACAAAATAGACGACACGGCAATTATACTGCCCTCCTCAAACGAGGCCTACTGTTCTAATTGTTTTAGATGTTGTAGGTGCAGCAAGCGTATAAAAAACTTGAAGTACGCAAAGACAAAACGAGGACTATGTTGTATGGATTGTCACGAGaagttgttgaaaaagaaacagcTATTACTAGAAAAGCAAACAAAAGATTCGCCGAGAGATGATTTTTCCATGAAGCTTCCCGAAAGATCAGTTAAAAGGCCTTTGTCGCCCACCAGAATGAATGGTAAATCAAATGTCAGTATAAATAACGCCGCGATAAACCAGAACCTTGTAGGCTCGCATGAAGGACAACAGCTCACTCCACAAGTTTTAGTCTCACAAGAAAGAGATGAATCATCGTCGAATGTAagtaatgataatgacaacAGCAATGATGGGGAGGAAAGATCTTCCCACGCAAGGACAGTTTCTATTGACGACATTCTGAATTCTACTTTGGAACACGATAGTAATAGTATTGAAGAGCAGAGTTTGGTGGATAATGAGGACTACGTCAATAAAATGGGTGAAGATGTGACTTATAGGCTGTTAAAGCCTCACAGAGCTAATCAGAATTCTACAGTGGTAAAGGATCCTAAAACTCCGAATTCGAACTCCAATGCAAATAGATTCTATTCAATATATGATAAAGAAGAGACTGACAGAGACGATGCTGACGGTAAAGAGAATGAAGGCATAGTCAATACACCCAGAAATAGCACTGATAAAATCACAAGTCCTTTGAACAGCCCTATGGCTGTGCAAATGAACGAAGAAGTCGAGCCTCCTCATGGATTAGCATTAAATTTATCAGATACtagcaaagaaaacaacaaactCCCTCAAGGTATGCAAACGTTAACTTCCAAATCCATGAATCATATTTCCCCTGTTGCAAGAACAGATACTGTGGAAATGAAATCGTCTACATCTTCATTTACATTGCGTGTGTCTGATAATGGAAGTTCCAGTAGACCTCAAACATCAGACAACTTACAGGCGCACAAAAAAGTAGCGCCGTCACCAAACAAAAAGCTTTCAAgatcattttctttaaagtccaaaaattttgttcaCAACCTGAAAAGTAAAACCTCGGAAATGCTGGACTCAAAGCATCCTCATCATAATGCTTCAATACAGGAATCGGACACTCATTCTGGCTGGGGTGTTTCCTCTACTCATACAAACataagaaaatcaaaaaccaaaaaaaatccagtATCAAGAGGCCAAAGTGACAGTACGATATATAATACTATACCACAACATGATAATTTTACGGTGCCAGAGTTTAATCACAAAAAAGCGCAAAGCAGCCTTGGAAATATACccaaaaagcaaaattctAACGACTTGGCCGCTAACAGACGTATAAATGGCTCGTTTCCAAGTTCAAGCTCGGGGCAGCATATAGCGATGTTCCGTACGCCGCCTTTAGAATCAGGCCCCTTGTTCAAGAGACCATCTCTGTCGTCTGAATCCACACACCACAGATCTTCTAGCTTACAGACATCAAGATCCACCAACGCATTGTTGGAAGACGATTCCACGAAAGTGGATGCTACCGATGAAAATGCCACAAGTTTGGAAAAGGATTTTTACTTTACAGAGTTGACTTTAAGGAAGTTAAAATTAGACGTGAGGGAACTAGAAGGcacgaagaaaaaattgttgcAAGACGTGGAAAATCTTAGATTAGCGAAAGAGAGACTGTTAAATGATGTTGACTATTTGACAAGAGAGAAGGACAAACAATCGGCATCGTCCCGGGAGTCCTtggaacaaaaagaaaacaatgtAACAGTAATTGGAGTAAAGTCACCAAATGCAAATTCCGACAGAAAAGGGAGCATATCTAATGCCAGTCCTAAACCACGATTCTGGAAAATATTTTCCAGCGCTAAAGACCACCAGCCAGGCGACCTGGAATCTCAGCAGCGTTCGCCAAATTCATCTTCAAGTGGAATGACAAATATGGCCCagaaagaaatatcaaCACCCAAATTAATTCGGGCACACGATGAGTTGCCTTCACCAGGTAAAGCACCACTATCACCAAGCCCAAAGAAATTAGATTATACCCCTGATGGTTCGCATTTATATGGATCATCACTACAAGCTCGGTGTGCGTATGAAAGAAGTACTGTTCCAATGATTATTGAGTGCTGCATTGACCACATTGAAACAGATGATGTAGGACTGAACATGGAAGGCTTATACAGGAAGTCGGGCTCGCAAACTTTGGTTGAGgagattgaaaatgaattcGCTCAGAATAATTCTTTACATGGTGATAGGTTGAGTCCCAAATTGAACGCTTTACTGAATCAAGATATTCATGCAGTTGCCAGCGTATTAAAACGATATTTGAGAAAACTACCAGATCCagttttatcattttccatATACGATCCCTTGATAGATCTAGTTAGAAGTAATCAACTAATTGAAAGGCTACCATTAAACAGCGGCGACTTCCTGGATTCGCCACAGAAAATGACTTTTTATGAAACGGTCCTCAAAAACCTGcatgaaattttcaatattctACCCGTAGAGCATCAGGAAGTGCTGAAGGTGTTGGCAGCACATATCGACAAAGTGCGAAGGTACAGTGAAAGGAATTTGATGAACTTACATAATTTATCGTTAGTTTTTGCACCAAGTCTAATCCACGACCTTGACGGTGAAAAGGATATTGTGGACATGAAGGAGAGGAATTATGTTGTGGAATTTATACTCGGGAACTATAGAGACATATTTAAGCAGACATAA
- the ATP17 gene encoding F1F0 ATP synthase subunit f (Subunit f of the F0 sector of mitochondrial F1F0 ATP synthase~similar to YDR377W), which produces MIFKRAVSTLIPPKVVSSKNIGSAPNAKRIANVVHFYKSLPQGPAPAVKANTRLGRYKTKYFDGDNASGKPLWHFALGIIAFGYSMEYYFHLRHHKGAEEH; this is translated from the coding sequence atgatttttaAACGTGCAGTATCTACATTGATTCCTCCAAAAGTGGTGTCTTCCAAGAACATAGGTTCAGCACCAAATGCTAAGCGCATTGCCAATGTTGTTCACTTTTACAAGTCTTTACCTCAAGGGCCAGCACCAGCCGTTAAGGCTAACACCAGATTGGGTAGATACAAGACCAAGTATTTTGATGGGGATAACGCCAGCGGTAAGCCGTTGTGGCACTTTGCTCTAGGTATTATTGCCTTCGGTTATTCCATGGAGTATTACTTTCATTTGAGACATCATAAAGGTGCGGAAGAGCATTGA
- the FRQ1 gene encoding frequenin (N-myristoylated calcium-binding protein~similar to YDR373W) — protein sequence MGAKTSKLSKDDLTCLKQSTYFDRREIQQWHKGFLRDCPSGQLAREDFVKIYKQFFPFGSPEDFANHLFTVFDKDNNGFIHFEEFITVLSTTSRGTMEEKLSWAFELYDLNHDGYITFDEMLTIVASVYKMMGSMVTLNDDEATPELRVKKIFKLMDKNEDGYITLDEFREGSKVDPSIIGALNLYDGLI from the coding sequence ATGGGAGCCAAGACGTCAAAACTTTCCAAAGATGACCTGACATGTTTGAAACAATCCACGTATTTTGATAGAAGAGAAATCCAGCAATGGCACAAAGGGTTCTTGAGGGATTGTCCTAGTGGTCAACTAGCCAGGGAAGATTTTGTTAAGATATATAAACAATTTTTCCCATTTGGTTCTCCTGAGGATTTTGCTAATCACCTTTTCACAGTTTTTGATAAGGACAACAATGGATTCATACATTTTGAAGAGTTTATTACAGTTTTAAGTACGACATCCAGGGGAACTATGGAAGAAAAGCTGAGTTGGGCTTTCGAGCTGTATGATTTGAACCATGACGGATATATTACCTTCGATGAAATGCTAACTATTGTGGCGAGTGTTTATAAAATGATGGGATCTATGGTTACACtgaatgatgatgaagcCACGCCTGAGTTAAGGGTAAAGAAGATCTTCAAGTTGATGGATAAGAATGAAGATGGTTACATTACGCTCGACGAATTCCGAGAAGGTTCTAAAGTTGATCCATCTATTATTGGTGCCTTAAACCTGTACGACGGGTTAATATGA
- the BCS1 gene encoding bifunctional AAA family ATPase chaperone/translocase BCS1 (Protein translocase and chaperone required for Complex III assembly~similar to YDR375C) — protein MSDKPIDIQYDKQATPDLSGVITPPISKIDNDTVRSKLSKLVGDAMASNPYFAAGGGLMILGTGLAVARSGIIKASRVLYRQMIVDLEIQSKDKSYAWFLTWMAKHPQRVSRHLSVRTNYIQHDNGSVSTKFSLVPGPGNHWIRYKGAFILIKRERSAKMIDIANGSPFETVTLTTLYRDKRLFDDILNEAKDIALKTTEGKTVIYTSFGPEWRKFGQPKAKRMLPSVILDSGIKEGILDDVYDFMKNGKWYSDRGIPYRRGYLLYGPPGSGKTSFIQALAGELDYNICILNLSENNLTDDRLNHLMNNMPERSILLLEDIDAAFNKRSQSGEQGFHSSVTFSGLLNALDGVTSSEETITFMTTNHPEKLDAAIMRPGRIDYKVFVGNATPYQVEKMFMKFYPGETDICKKFVKSVKELDITVSTAQLQGLFVMNKDAPLDALKMVFSLRNANHIF, from the coding sequence ATGTCGGATAAGCCGATTGACATACAATATGATAAACAGGCTACTCCAGATCTAAGCGGTGTGATTACTCCGCCAATAAGTAAAATTGATAATGACACAGTCCGGAGTaaactttcaaaactgGTAGGAGATGCTATGGCAAGCAATCCCTATTTCGCTGCCGGCGGTGGGCTTATGATTCTTGGCACAGGTTTAGCTGTAGCTAGATCCGGTATAATAAAGGCCAGTAGGGTGTTATACCGACAGATGATTGTCGATTTAGAAATTCAATCCAAGGACAAATCATATGCCTGGTTTTTGACATGGATGGCTAAACACCCTCAAAGGGTCTCTAGACACTTATCCGTAAGAACTAATTACATACAACATGACAATGGATCAGTCAGTACAAAGTTTTCACTGGTTCCAGGTCCAGGTAATCATTGGATTCGTTATAAGGGTGCTTTCATCCTgatcaaaagagaaaggtCCGCAAAAATGATAGATATCGCCAACGGGTCGCCATTTGAGACCGTAACACTAACTACTCTGTACCGTGACAAGCGTTTatttgatgatattttaaACGAGGCTAAAGACATAGCTTTGAAGACTACTGAAGGCAAGACTGTTATTTACACTTCTTTCGGCCCTGAATGGAGAAAGTTTGGTCAACCAAAAGCCAAAAGGATGCTACCTTCCGTCATTCTGGACAGTGGCATCAAAGAGGGCATTCTTGATGACGTTTATgattttatgaaaaatggcaaatGGTATTCTGACAGGGGCATCCCATATCGTAGAGGTTATTTGCTGTATGGTCCTCCCGGATCTGGTAAGACGAGTTTTATCCAGGCTTTAGCCGGCGAACTAGACTACAACATTTGTATTTTAAACCTTTCCGAAAATAATTTAACGGATGATAGACTAAACCATTTAATGAATAACATGCCAGAAAGAAGCATACTGTTATTGGAAGATATTGATGCGGCATTTAACAAAAGAAGTCAAAGCGGTGAACAAGGCTTTCATTCTAGCGTAACATTTAGTGGTTTACTGAATGCCTTGGATGGCGTCACATCTTCTGAAGAAACGATTACTTTTATGACTACTAATCATCCTGAAAAACTAGACGCGGCCATAATGAGGCCAGGTCGTATTGACTACAAAGTCTTTGTTGGTAATGCAACTCCATATCaagtggaaaaaatgtttaTGAAGTTTTACCCAGGCGAAACTGACATATGCAAGAAATTTGTAAAGAGCGTTAAAGAATTGGATATTACTGTAAGCACCGCCCAGTTGCAAGGACTATTTGTTATGAATAAAGACGCACCACTCGATGCGTTGAAAATGGTCTTCAGCTTACGGAACGCtaatcatattttttag
- the ARH1 gene encoding NADPH-adrenodoxin reductase (Oxidoreductase of the mitochondrial inner membrane~similar to YDR376W) — translation MYFVQIRHLSSQINRKTVSIVGSGPSGFYTAYHLLKKSPVPLNVTLWEKLPVPFGLSRYGVAPDHPEVKNCEGTFTTCAEEFSSPTDQKHKFSFVGGVTIGKEILLKTLLDNQDAVILSYGCTGDRKLNIPGELRTKGVFSSREFVNWYNGHPDFAKDKRFTDFDWSKVSKVGIIGNGNVALDITRVLISNRIDEIWKNTDISSLALNFLRRAPVKDVKLIARRDFVHSKFTNKELRELWELEKYGIRGRIDSKFFQKEMFDLSKYDRAFNRRVEMCSEYLKPFDERSKKNYKKAPPPSSGYNKFWELDYLKTPLEINRDDFGSIKSLSLCNNQIHEDNTLQPLKDTNNIMTYQIDLLVTSLGYAGVPMPEFSNLSIGFDKDHIANKHGRVLTTSGETFPHLYASGWIRKGSQGVIASTMQDAFEVGDRVIQDLAVSGALSSEKSIDLSNVKHTTWEDWERINKKELLRGQKEHKARSKFLTFKGLWSGVEGI, via the coding sequence ATGTACTTTGTTCAGATAAGACACCTTTCTTCGCAAATAAATCGCAAGACAGTGTCCATTGTTGGGTCGGGGCCTTCCGGCTTTTACACGGCATATCATTTACTTAAGAAGTCGCCAGTTCCATTGAATGTTACTCTATGGGAAAAGTTGCCTGTTCCTTTTGGTTTAAGTAGATATGGTGTGGCACCTGATCACCCAGAAGTCAAAAATTGTGAAGGAACGTTCACTACATGTGCAGAAGAGTTTTCTTCCCCTACGGATCAAAAGCataaattttcctttgttggCGGCGTAAccattggaaaagaaatactgTTAAAGACTTTGCTGGATAATCAAGATGCTGTTATTTTAAGTTATGGTTGTACAGGTGACAGAAAGCTGAATATCCCTGGCGAATTAAGAACGAAGGGGGTATTTAGTAGTAGAGAATTTGTCAATTGGTACAATGGCCATCCTGATTTCGCAAAGGATAAGCGATTTACTGATTTTGATTGGAGCAAGGTTTCGAAAGTTGGTATTATAGGAAATGGTAACGTCGCTCTTGATATAACGCGTGTACTAATTTCTAATCGAATTGATGAGATATGGAAGAATACGGACATCTCATCTCTTGCActaaattttttaagaAGGGCACCTGTAAAAGACGTTAAGCTAATTGCACGAAGGGATTTTGTTCATTCTAAATTCACCAACAAAGAATTAAGAGAACTATGGGAGTTAGAAAAGTATGGTATACGGGGTCGCATAGAttctaaatttttccagAAAGAAATGTTCGATTTGTCTAAGTACGACCGTGCATTCAATAGGCGAGTAGAGATGTGTAGTGAATATCTCAAGCCATTTGATGAGCGctcgaagaaaaactacaaaaaGGCACCTCCTCCAAGCAGCGGATATAACAAGTTCTGGGAATTGGATTATCTAAAGACTCCCCTGGAGATTAATAGAGATGATTTTGGTTCAATCAAATCGTTGAGTTTGTGTAACAACCAAATACATGAAGATAACACTTTACAACCTTTGAAGGATACGAATAATATCATGACATATCAGATAGACCTGTTGGTTACATCATTGGGATATGCAGGAGTTCCCATGCCTGAATTCTCTAATTTATCCATCGGATTTGATAAAGACCATATAGCTAATAAACATGGTCGTGTTTTAACTACTAGTGGTGAAACATTCCCACATTTGTATGCATCTGGTTGGATCCGTAAGGGTAGCCAGGGTGTAATTGCCTCGACAATGCAAGATGCTTTTGAAGTGGGGGACAGAGTAATACAAGACTTGGCGGTTAGCGGAGCGCTGTCCTCAGAGAAGTCCATCGATCTCTCCAACGTCAAGCATACCACATGGGAGGACTGGGAAAGAATCAACAAGAAGGAGTTGCTTCGGGGCCAAAAGGAGCATAAAGCTCGATCAAAGTTTTTGACTTTTAAAGGATTGTGGAGCGGCGTAGAAGGCATATAG